From the bacterium genome, the window AAGCTCATCGCCTTCGTCCTGGCGATGCTCCTCAGCGGCGCCCTAGCAGTGTTCCTACGCGCCACCGATTTGGGTAAAGCCATGCGGGCCTCGGCGCAGAGGCGAGAGGTCGCGATGCTGATGGGCGTCAATCCCGACCATGTCTTCGGCGTGGCGATGGGTCTGGCGCTGGCGCTGGCGGGTGCCGCCGGTTCGCTGATCGTGCCGTTCTATCCCGTGTATCCCGGAGTCGGCCAGGTGTTTGTGCTGATGGCGTTCGTCGCCGTGGTGCTGGGAACGCTAGGCAACGTCACAGGTGCGCTCATCGCCGGTCTAATGATGGGGATGGCCGAGTCGCTCGGTATTCAGTTCGTAGGGGCGGACTCGGGGCTGATCGTGGTGTTCGCCATGCTGCTCCTGACGCTGGCGGTCAAGCCCAGCGGCCTCTTCGGCGGACGGATACGGTGAGACGAGGGCTGCGGCCTCCGCGTCCTCTTGGGCTCGCGGCGGCCGCGTTGGTTTTGATCCTCCTGCCCCGGGTCGTATCAAGTGCCTTCGCGATCGACATCCTCGTCAGGGTGTTGCTCTTCGCGTTTATCGGCGTGGCCTGGAACCTCTTGGGTGGTTATGCCAAGCAGCTGTCGCTGGGTCACGCCGCGTATTTCGGCCTCGGCGCCTACACCTCGACCATACTCTTGCTTCGGTTCGGCGTGTCGCCCTGGATAGGGATCGTGACCGGCGGGCTTGTGGCGATGCTGGCGAGCCTGCCGATCGGCGCCTTGTGCTTCCGGCTGCGGGGGCCGTATTTCGCCATCGCCACCATCGGGACGGCGCAAGCCTTGATGCTGCTGTTTCTGAAGTTCCGCGATTTCGCCTGGGGCGCCGAGGGCACCACCATACCCTACCATGGAAACGCGCCCTTGATGATGCAGTTCGATACCAAGGCTGCGTATTACTACATCGCCCTCAGCATGCTGGCGATCGGGCTCGCGATCACCTATTGGGTCGAGCGATCCTGGATGGGATACTACCTGGTTGCCGTGGGAGAAGACCAGGACGCGGCGGAAGCCGTCGGAGTGAACGTCCCGCGGATCAAGCGGGACATCTACTTGATCAGCGCGTTCCTCACCGGTCTGGCCGGGACCTTCTACGTCCAGTACATCTACTTCATCGATCCGAATACCGCCTTCAACTTCAACGTCTCAGTGGAGGCGGCGCTGGTTTCGATCGTGGGAGGGGTCGGCACGTTGTGGGGCCCGGTCGTCGGCACCGTCGTGCTGGAGCCCACCTCTGCTCTGGTTCAGAGCTGGCTCGGCGGCGCCCATGGAGGGGTGCAGTTGACCCTCTACGCTGTCATCCTGATCGTCGTCATCATGTGGCGGCCGACCGGACTGCTGGGAGTTCTGACGGGCGCCTACGAACGCATGGTCCGAGTTGCCCCGAGCGGCGTCTCGGGCACGGCAACCACCAAGCCGAAGGGGGCTCCCCTCGATGGGTGAGCTCCTGGTCGTCCGTGACCTCAGCAAGCGGTTTGGCGGTCTGCGAGCCGTGCAAGACCTCTCCTTTTCGGTGGGAGAAGGGCAAATCGTTGCCCTGATCGGGCCGAATGGGGCCGGCAAGACCACATGCTTCAACCTGATCACCGGGTATTACCGTCCCGATGCGGGGTCGATCCTGGCTTTTGGCCATGAACTGGTGGGTCTGCGCCCCTATGACGTCTGCGCTCGCGGCCTGGCCCGCACCTTCCAAGTTGCCAGGCCGTTCGGCCAGATGACGGTGCTGGCGAACGTGATGACCGGCGCATTTCTGCGCGACAAGAAGCTGCAGGTGGCACGCCAGCGGGCCCGCGAGGCGATCGAATTCGTGGGGCTGTCGGCTAAGGAGAACACCCTGGCGTGCGACCTCACCACCATTGACCAACGGCGGCTGGAGATGGCCCGGGCGCTCGCGACGGAGCCCCGTCTCGTTCTTCTCGACGAGGCCATGGCCGGGCTGAACCCGGCAGAGATCGATCAAGCCGTCGCGCTGGTCGGCCAGCTTTCTAAGCGCGGGCTGACCATCGTGATTGTCGAGCACGTGATGCGTGCCATCATGGCCGTGGCTCAGCACATCGTGGTGCTGGACCACGGGCAGAAAATCGCTGAGGGCGGTCCCAAGGAGGTCGCCGCAAACCCAGAGGTGATCCGCGCCTATCTGGGAAGCGGCTACTCGCATGCGTGAACATGGGCGACGTCGCGGCGAAGCGACTCCTGGAGGCAGTCGGTGTTAACGCTATCCGGAGTGAGCGCCAGCTACGGGTCGGTGAAGGCGGCGATTGACGTCAGCATAGAAGTCGGTGAGGGAGAAGCCGTCGGCCTCTTGGGAGCCAATGGAGCCGGCAAGAGCACCACGCTGCGCGCGATCTCCGGACTTGTGCGGCTGACGTCGGGCACCATCACGTTTGGGGGAGCCAATATCAGCTCCTTGCCGCCCTACAAGGTCACGGCACTCGGGATCGCCCACGTTCCAGAGGGCCGCCAGGTGTTTCCTGAGATGACCGTGAGAGAAAACTTAGAGATGGGGGCCTACATTCCGAGTGCCAAGGCTCAGCGGAACCGTACCCTAGATCTGGTCTTCAGCATCTTTCCTGTGCTGGGTGAGCGCCGAAGGCAACTCGCCGGCACGATGAGCGGGGGGGAACAGCAGATGCTCGCCATAGGCCGCGGCCTGATGCTACAGCCGCGGCTGCTGATGCTCGACGAGCCGTCACTGGGGCTCGCGCCAGTCGTGACCGATGCCACCTTCGACAAGATCCAGGAGATCCACGCCTTGGGCATGGCCATCCTGCTGGTTGAACAGAACGTGAGCCGAGCGCTGACCCTGGTGCAGCGAGCCTATGTGCTGGAGAGCGGCAAGGTGGTGATGCAGGGCGCCAGCGCTGAGCTGGCAAACAACAAGCAGGTGCAGGCGGCCTACCTCGGTATCTGAGCGGGAGTAGCCGGGTCGGGTCAAATAATCTTTGCCACCAAAGACCCGCAATGTGTGTTAGGCTAGTAGCCTACCATCCAACCAGACCGGGTGCTCCGCGCCTCTGGCTGAGCAGAGCCGGATACTCCTAAGACCCGAGGGGGAATGGCCGTTTATGCGAAGAGAGCGCAGGCAGACGGGCAGCACACGCACGGCCAAACAGAGCAAAATGGACTCAGTACTTCCGCAGACCGCCGTTCATCCAGGGCGGTTCCCCTGGGACCGGTATGTACAGGACGTCCGAAAGCCCTCCGAGAGGGCACTACGCAGGTCTTTTGGTGCGAAATTAGACTCCGCGACCCGGAAAGGCTAACGCGCCCCCCTGGAGGGCGCCAGGCAATTCATGTGATGATTACAGGCTTTGACGAACGAGGTAGTCACGGCCGCGGTTGGTGATGCTCGCCAACCCTGCTCCATCTGTCTTTCGAACCCAGGTCGCCAGTCCATAGTCCGCGCAGTACAGGAGGTGCCGCTCCACTTCTTCTCGCGGCAAACCAAGGGTCTCTCCCAAGGATAAACTCTTTAGTCCCTCTGGCCGATCCCGCAGCGCACCCAAGATTCGGTTACGGTTCTTTTCAAGCGCCATACCTTTTCCCCCTTCTCCGGCGGGATCGTGATGACCAGCATCCCGTAATTCCACTTAGTCTCTCATAGCGCCCCGATCTTGTCACTATCACGATGGTGCATGAGAATGCAACAATCGAATTCCATGGATGGTCCCACGAATGTTAGAATGGCGTCAGCGGCTAGAAAGCGACGAGGGGCGAACATGACAGACAGCGTATTCCCGGCACCGCCGCAGTATCCGGCCGGTCCATTCGTCGCGAACGATACGGATGACGACCGGCGACGTGGTGCATGGATCGACGAGATCGACTGCGCCCCGACGCGGCTCCGTGAGGTTGTGTCGGGTCTGGCGGACGAGCACCTCGATAGGAAGTATCGGAACTGGACGATCCGCCAAATCGTGCACCACCTGGCGGACAGCCATCTGAACAGCTACGTGCGCTTCAAACTGGCGCTTACCGAAGAGCGGCCGACGATCCGGCCCTATGACGAAACCCGGTGGTCCTTGCTGGCCGACGCGCAGCGCGCAGCCATCGAGCCGTCATTGCAACTCCTAGAAGGGCTGCACGCCCGATGGGTGTACTTGATCCGCGCGGTGCCGCCGGAGGGGTTTGCGCGATCATTCTATCATCCGGAGAACCAAGAGGTCGTGCCGCTCTGGCGCGCGCTCGCCTACTACGCCTGGCACGCCCGTCACCACACCGCGCAAATCGAGTGGGTGAAGAAGCATACATTGCCGGTGCGATAGGGGAGATTGAGTATGTCACGTTTCCTGCTGCTCCTGTACCAATCTCCGACCAGGTTCGGTAATCTGTCACCCGAGGAGATCCAGAAGATCGTTGCAAAGTATATGGCGTGGCGTGAGGACTTGGTGCGACGCAACAAGATGCGGGGCGGGGAGAAACTGACTGACGACGGCGGCCGGCATTTGCGGATGCATCGCGGAAACGTGTCGGTTACCGACGGCCCATACAGCGAAGCGCACGAGGTTCTCGGCGGTTTCTTCGTGATCGATGCGGCCGATTACCGCGAAGCGGTTGAAATCGCTCGTACCTGTCCCCATCTCACCGAAGGCCAGCGCGTTGAAGTGCGCGAAGTCGAATCCATGAGTTGATGAGCGTCGGAGGATCCATGGACAGGCGTTCCGAGAGGGTCAACCAGTTGGTCGACCATCTATTTCGCCATGAGGTGGGGCGGATGGTTTCCCGACTGGTCCGCGTGTTTGGCGTACACCGCCCGGGTTTGGCCGAAGACGCCGTGCAGTTCGCTATGATGCAGGCGCTTCGGCTGTGGGCGTACAAAGGTGTCCCACGCCTTCCCCAGGCCTGGCTCATGCGGGTCGCCTATAACCGCGCCCTGGACGTCGTCAAGAGCGAGCGGAGACTTCACCTGTTCGAAGACATAGAGGAAATCTGGGCGCGCGAAGGGATCGCTGAGCCCCAGACGCCATCGGCCGAGGACCTTTCTCGGTTTTCTGATGAGGTCGCGGACGACCGGCTCGCGCTCATCTTTGCCTGCTGTCATCCGGCGCTCCCGCGTCACGCAAGCATCGCCCTGACCCTTAAAGTCGTGTGTGGCTTTGGCGTCGAGGAAATCGCGCGTGCATTTCTGTCGACCGAGGTCGCGGTGGCGCAGCGGCTGGTGCGTGCGAAGCGCTTGATTCGCGAGCAGGGAATTCGGTTTATAGTTCCGAGCTCCGAGCAACTACCCGAACGACTGGATATTGTGCTCGAGGTGCTGTACCTGCTCTTTACGGAGGGCTACGCGGCGACGGCGGGTGACCGCCTCGTCAAGGATGATCTGTGCGCTGAGGCGATCTGGCTGGCCATGTTGCTGACGGAAAATCCCATCACCGCTCAGCCGGAATGTCACGCCCTCCTCGCGTTAATGCTGTTTCAGGCCGCGCGCCTTGAGGCGCGGACCGATGCGGCGGGCGACTTGCTGCTCCTGGAGGACCAGGACCGCAGTCTGTGGGACCGACCGATGATCGACCTCGGCCTGCGTCATCTCGAACGCGCCGCACGAGGGGAGAAACTCACCGTATATCATCTACAGGCTGAAATCGCCGCGATCCATGCGAACACGGCGCATTTCACGCTGACGAACTGGGAGCATATTCTTTCTCTGTACGATCTATTGCGGGAGAGACAACCGACGCTCGTCGTGCTGATCAACCGGGCCATTGCTCTTGCCCAGATCAAAGGGCCCGCCGCGGGGCTGGCGGCGCTCAAGACGATTCCCGTGGAGCATCAATTGGAACGATATCTATTTCTGCACCTGGCGGAGGGCGAGTTTCATCGTCGTCTGGGACACGTCGACGAGGCGGCGCTCTGTTACCTTCGAGCGCTGGATGTTGCTAGAACCGAGCCCGAGCGGCGTTTTGTGCAGCGAAAACTGGCCACCATGCAAATGGGGCCCCCGCAGGGCGGACGCGTCGTTGTCGATTTTGGACCGGGGAAATCGTCTTAGTATCGAAGGGCATTAAAGCCACCATTCCACAGTTGAGGGAGGTCGGTCATGGCAAACCCGTTCGTGCACGTGGAACTGAACACCACCGATGTGGCCAAGGCCAAGGCGTTCTACGGGAAGCTGTTCGCATGGCAGCTGGAAGACCTCGAGATGGATGGCATGGGGTACACGATGATCAAGGTGGGCGAAGGAACCGGCGGGGGCCTCATGAAACACCCCGTACCCGGCGCGCCTTCGGCGTGGCTGGCCTATGTCCAGGTGGACGACATTGGCGCCGCGACGCAAAAAGCCAAGTCGCTGGGCGCTCAGGTCATGAGGGACGTGACGGAAGTGAAGGGAGCCGGCTGGTTTAGCATCATCATCGACCCGACCGGTGCGGCCCTCGGCCTCTGGAAGCCCAAGTAGCCCGATAGCGAAGGGTCACCGGTAGGAGCGTTCAACCCGCTCCTACCGGTGCGAGGCACTGCAGGGCAAGGTCTCGGTCACACTACCTCTCAATCAAACCGCGCAAGTCTCGTCTCATCCCGGGGTCCAAGGGGCTCATATGCGATCCGCTTGTGACACTATATCCACAGTCTTTCCACAATATCCACAACGTCCACAAGTGTAACGTAGGCATAAATAGCAGTAGCAAACACGTGGTGGCTCGAACGTCGGATCGGTACCGCTCTGCCTGCTTTCCGACCCACTCCCTTCTAACCTCCCAAATTTCGCCCGAGATCCTACGTAGATTTCCTATCGATCCGCATCGATGTTGCAGCGGCGTAACAATGCGAGCCTTTTATTAATAGCCCCAGAGGAGTGCCCCGCCTCATCAAGTAAGGGAATACTGAACGTTCGATGCCACTAAATGGCGAGGTGACCTGCAATGAGGAACCTCTCGGTTCTACTCATCATCGCGTCTCTGATGTGGTTGACGGGTCCAAGCTCCGGCGGGCGAAACGCCCATCCGGCATGGCCCGGGGTCGGGGGCGGGTTGCAGACCGCGGGCCCCGGCGTGCCCATCATCCCACTTGGCGACGACGCCGGAGGGAGCCACTAAGCGGCCGTTTCGTATATTTGTGGGCTCGTGCCACAGGAACGCAGGACTCTCGTGCCCTGATAGGCAAATAGCGATGGCGGAGCGTTAAGCCAGACTCGTTCACTCAAGGGTGCACCGTGCCGTCATCGTTGGGAGAGCGCATCCGGGCCCGGCGTCAGGAGCTCGGTCTGACACAGGCGGCCGTCGCGGGCGACCGCCTGTCCAAGGGGTTCATCAGCCTAATCGAGATGGGGCGCGCGAAACCCTCGATCGAGACCCTGAGGCTTTTGGCGAAACGATTACAGAAACCGATCGGGTACTTCGTCGAAGGCGACACCACGTTGAGTCGAAAAGCCTTGCATGCGAAGCTCGCGTCGGCGTGGATCTCGCTCAAGCGCGCGGAGTTTACTCAGGCCGCAGAGCTCTTTGCCGAGTCGCGCAAAATCGCCAAACACCACAAAGACGTGAGCGCAGAGGCAGACTCCTACATCGGCCTCGCCTCGGCGCTCGCGGGCCTTCGGCAATTCGACGCCGCTCAACGGAATGTGCGGCGCGGGAAAGAACTGGCGGAGGCAGCGCAATCAAGCCATCACCTCGCGCGCGTGTCCCAGGTCTTGGGCCTCGTCGAGTACTATCGGGGGAACTTGACCGCCGCTCGGGAGCATTTTCTCGAGGGCTACCATTGTGTGCAAAAATCGACGAACCCGGATCTCTCCCTGGCCGGCAGCATGTTGCTCAATCTGGGGAACGCGTTCCGTGAGAGCGGCGACGTTGCGGAGGCCACGAAATGGTACCGCGAGGCGCTGAAGACGCTCGAGCCTACGCACGACCTCCCGCGTATTGGGTTGGTCCACGTACAGCTCGGGACGGCCCAGCGGCAACGAGGCAACTACGACGGCGCGCTCGCGCATTTCACCCGCGCCGAGCATATCTTTGAGCTTTTGGAGGACATCAGCCTGCTCGCTCAGGCTCGGAACAGCATCGGGATCATGCTGGTCGAGCAGGGCGAGATCGAGGAGGCGATCACACACTTCAAGAGTAGTCTTTCCATGAAGGAGCGCGTCGGCGACGATCCGGGGCGGGCCCGGACCCTGACCGAGCTTGCGCGCGCGTTCGCCGCGAAGGGTTTGTTCGCGGACGCGCAGCGGGCACTGGCGGAGAGCGAGCGGCTCACCCAGAAATTGGGAGATGTCACGGAGCATGCCCGGGTCCAGCTCGCGCGGGCGCGAATCCACGTCGCTCTTCATCGTAATCCCGATGCCATACGGCAATACGAGACGTCGATCGCGGTATTGGAGAAACTCGGCCTGCGCGCCGACCTCGTGCATGCCTGCAACGAACTTGGTGAACTCTTGATTCAACAGAAACGCCCTTCGGAAGCAGCGCCGTATCTGTCGAAGGCGCTACACGCGCTCCGAGGCGAGACGCACGCGCCGATCATGCCTCTGGAGAGGATGCCTCCTCGCGGTCGGAAGGCGCGCCGATCAGGAAGCCGGGGCGCACACCATCCCGGACGCGCGCCGCGCCTCCAGATTGAGACACGATCGGCGACGGGGGATCGGGCCGTTCCGTGAGGTCATAGCGCGACGGTGGACGGCGGCGGACATCAGGGCGTGCCGGCGGTTGCGGCAAAGTTGGCGTTCTGGAGCGACTGGACGTAGCTGTTGTCGTAAAAGTCCGTGACGGGCTGCGTGATCTTTCTCTCGTGCAGGATGAACTCCATCCCGGGCACGCTGACCAACGGATACACCGAAAAGAACCGGTCGCGATAGATCTCAAATCCCTGCTTTAATTGGTCATCCCTCATCGGGAGATACTTGTGGATCAGCGCCAGCGCCGCGGCGATGTTCAGCGGGTTCTTGACGAAGACCATGGCGGCAACGATCGCCCGGAGAAACGAGTTCACCACGGTCGGGTGCGTGTTCGCCCAGGCCGTGTTGACGCCGACCCCTGATTGTGCGAAGGGCTGATCCAAAGCATACAGTTTCAGCAACGGCTTGAAGCCCAAGTCGAACGCGACCAGGTCGATCCCAGCCGACAGCACCGTGAACTGGATCTGGCCGGATTGCAGCGCCGCCAAGCGGGCTGTTTCGTCGCCAACTTGAAGCAGCGTCACTTCCTGCGGGTTGATCCCTAGGGTGGTCAGGGCGTAGCGAATGGCGAAGTCAGACGAGCCGCCGAAGCTGCTGATGGCGCCTTTGGTGCCCTTCAGTTGCGCCGGACTGGTGACATTCTTTGCCACCATGAAATCGAAGGCAAATTTGTTGATCACCCCCGCGATCATCTGGAGCGGGATGCCTCGGGACCGGGCGTTAATGATGTCTGTGGCCCCGATCGACCCGATGGGTACCTCGCCGGCAGCCATGGCCACGACCCCTTTCGCCCCACCCTGGAACTCGATGATATTGACGCTGAGCCCGTACTTTTCGAAGAGGTGCTTGTCCTGCGCGATCCAGACCAACATCCCATCGAAGTTGTGGGACGACATGCTGAAGTTGAGGGACGTCAGCCCTTGAGCCTGGGCCGGCGCCCGAGGCGCCGCGACTAGGGTTGAAAGCACTAAGAGCACCATGATTGAACGGCAGGGTCGCGCGCTCATCTCCATCCCCTTTTTGACTTCGGAGTCGGATCCTGAGGTCGCATCGCCAATAGCCGGATTTCCGATGCGGAAGCCACGCGCTCCTCCCTCGTGGGCTGCCGACCAGGGGATCCTTACGGAGGAGGGAAGTGGGTCATCGTTTCGCGAAACGTGGGGAAGGGGAAGGTCTCGGGCAGGGATACTGGGGGAGGTTGATCATGAAGCGAGGCGGGAGGGGCTCTCAGGCACTGTCGCGTCGTGATTTCCTCGGCCGGGCGGCCGGGCTCGGCATTGCAGCAACCGGGCTCTTAGAAGCGACACGGCCCGAGGCGGCCGTCGCGCAGACCACCCAGAAGCGCGAGCTGATCGTCGCGCAGGGCGGCGATGTCTCCAAGTTCGATCCTCACTTGTCCACCTCGTCCAACGACATCCGGGTCTCCTTCAACATCTTCGACAACCTGACCAGCCGCCACCCGGACGGCAAGCTCTACCCCGGGCTCGCCACCGAGTGGGCGTCGACCGGACCCACCACGTGGCGGTTCAAGCTGCGCCAGGGGGTGAAGTGGCACAACGGCGATCCCCTCACGTCGGCGGATGCCAAGTTCTCGATCGAACGGACGTACGATCCGGCCGCAAAGACGTTGGTCGCGACCGTGTTCACGACGATCGACCGGATCGACGCTCCCGATCCCTTCACCCTG encodes:
- a CDS encoding branched-chain amino acid ABC transporter permease; this encodes MTIVVAQAVVNGLLIGGIYALVSIGVTLIFGVVKIVNFAQGEFVMIGMYISWWLASHFGLDPVASLVVSMPALFVAGVLLQRFLIRRVLGLGDMPQIFLTFALSLLLMNLALLLFTANYRTVQTSYALSAIHIGPLYIGVAKLIAFVLAMLLSGALAVFLRATDLGKAMRASAQRREVAMLMGVNPDHVFGVAMGLALALAGAAGSLIVPFYPVYPGVGQVFVLMAFVAVVLGTLGNVTGALIAGLMMGMAESLGIQFVGADSGLIVVFAMLLLTLAVKPSGLFGGRIR
- a CDS encoding branched-chain amino acid ABC transporter permease; translation: MRRGLRPPRPLGLAAAALVLILLPRVVSSAFAIDILVRVLLFAFIGVAWNLLGGYAKQLSLGHAAYFGLGAYTSTILLLRFGVSPWIGIVTGGLVAMLASLPIGALCFRLRGPYFAIATIGTAQALMLLFLKFRDFAWGAEGTTIPYHGNAPLMMQFDTKAAYYYIALSMLAIGLAITYWVERSWMGYYLVAVGEDQDAAEAVGVNVPRIKRDIYLISAFLTGLAGTFYVQYIYFIDPNTAFNFNVSVEAALVSIVGGVGTLWGPVVGTVVLEPTSALVQSWLGGAHGGVQLTLYAVILIVVIMWRPTGLLGVLTGAYERMVRVAPSGVSGTATTKPKGAPLDG
- a CDS encoding ABC transporter ATP-binding protein, which encodes MGELLVVRDLSKRFGGLRAVQDLSFSVGEGQIVALIGPNGAGKTTCFNLITGYYRPDAGSILAFGHELVGLRPYDVCARGLARTFQVARPFGQMTVLANVMTGAFLRDKKLQVARQRAREAIEFVGLSAKENTLACDLTTIDQRRLEMARALATEPRLVLLDEAMAGLNPAEIDQAVALVGQLSKRGLTIVIVEHVMRAIMAVAQHIVVLDHGQKIAEGGPKEVAANPEVIRAYLGSGYSHA
- a CDS encoding ABC transporter ATP-binding protein — translated: MLTLSGVSASYGSVKAAIDVSIEVGEGEAVGLLGANGAGKSTTLRAISGLVRLTSGTITFGGANISSLPPYKVTALGIAHVPEGRQVFPEMTVRENLEMGAYIPSAKAQRNRTLDLVFSIFPVLGERRRQLAGTMSGGEQQMLAIGRGLMLQPRLLMLDEPSLGLAPVVTDATFDKIQEIHALGMAILLVEQNVSRALTLVQRAYVLESGKVVMQGASAELANNKQVQAAYLGI
- a CDS encoding putative metal-dependent hydrolase; amino-acid sequence: MTDSVFPAPPQYPAGPFVANDTDDDRRRGAWIDEIDCAPTRLREVVSGLADEHLDRKYRNWTIRQIVHHLADSHLNSYVRFKLALTEERPTIRPYDETRWSLLADAQRAAIEPSLQLLEGLHARWVYLIRAVPPEGFARSFYHPENQEVVPLWRALAYYAWHARHHTAQIEWVKKHTLPVR
- a CDS encoding YciI family protein translates to MSRFLLLLYQSPTRFGNLSPEEIQKIVAKYMAWREDLVRRNKMRGGEKLTDDGGRHLRMHRGNVSVTDGPYSEAHEVLGGFFVIDAADYREAVEIARTCPHLTEGQRVEVREVESMS
- a CDS encoding DUF6596 domain-containing protein; the protein is MDRRSERVNQLVDHLFRHEVGRMVSRLVRVFGVHRPGLAEDAVQFAMMQALRLWAYKGVPRLPQAWLMRVAYNRALDVVKSERRLHLFEDIEEIWAREGIAEPQTPSAEDLSRFSDEVADDRLALIFACCHPALPRHASIALTLKVVCGFGVEEIARAFLSTEVAVAQRLVRAKRLIREQGIRFIVPSSEQLPERLDIVLEVLYLLFTEGYAATAGDRLVKDDLCAEAIWLAMLLTENPITAQPECHALLALMLFQAARLEARTDAAGDLLLLEDQDRSLWDRPMIDLGLRHLERAARGEKLTVYHLQAEIAAIHANTAHFTLTNWEHILSLYDLLRERQPTLVVLINRAIALAQIKGPAAGLAALKTIPVEHQLERYLFLHLAEGEFHRRLGHVDEAALCYLRALDVARTEPERRFVQRKLATMQMGPPQGGRVVVDFGPGKSS
- a CDS encoding VOC family protein, whose product is MANPFVHVELNTTDVAKAKAFYGKLFAWQLEDLEMDGMGYTMIKVGEGTGGGLMKHPVPGAPSAWLAYVQVDDIGAATQKAKSLGAQVMRDVTEVKGAGWFSIIIDPTGAALGLWKPK
- a CDS encoding tetratricopeptide repeat protein — translated: MPSSLGERIRARRQELGLTQAAVAGDRLSKGFISLIEMGRAKPSIETLRLLAKRLQKPIGYFVEGDTTLSRKALHAKLASAWISLKRAEFTQAAELFAESRKIAKHHKDVSAEADSYIGLASALAGLRQFDAAQRNVRRGKELAEAAQSSHHLARVSQVLGLVEYYRGNLTAAREHFLEGYHCVQKSTNPDLSLAGSMLLNLGNAFRESGDVAEATKWYREALKTLEPTHDLPRIGLVHVQLGTAQRQRGNYDGALAHFTRAEHIFELLEDISLLAQARNSIGIMLVEQGEIEEAITHFKSSLSMKERVGDDPGRARTLTELARAFAAKGLFADAQRALAESERLTQKLGDVTEHARVQLARARIHVALHRNPDAIRQYETSIAVLEKLGLRADLVHACNELGELLIQQKRPSEAAPYLSKALHALRGETHAPIMPLERMPPRGRKARRSGSRGAHHPGRAPRLQIETRSATGDRAVP
- a CDS encoding ABC transporter substrate-binding protein — translated: MSARPCRSIMVLLVLSTLVAAPRAPAQAQGLTSLNFSMSSHNFDGMLVWIAQDKHLFEKYGLSVNIIEFQGGAKGVVAMAAGEVPIGSIGATDIINARSRGIPLQMIAGVINKFAFDFMVAKNVTSPAQLKGTKGAISSFGGSSDFAIRYALTTLGINPQEVTLLQVGDETARLAALQSGQIQFTVLSAGIDLVAFDLGFKPLLKLYALDQPFAQSGVGVNTAWANTHPTVVNSFLRAIVAAMVFVKNPLNIAAALALIHKYLPMRDDQLKQGFEIYRDRFFSVYPLVSVPGMEFILHERKITQPVTDFYDNSYVQSLQNANFAATAGTP